The following coding sequences are from one Salvia hispanica cultivar TCC Black 2014 chromosome 3, UniMelb_Shisp_WGS_1.0, whole genome shotgun sequence window:
- the LOC125209393 gene encoding LEAF RUST 10 DISEASE-RESISTANCE LOCUS RECEPTOR-LIKE PROTEIN KINASE-like 1.1 isoform X5 gives MAPPIKNHFIFFLLHLLLFLIKAESKCEKSYTCRDFSIEFPFTDINHSKCGLIQVNCSLPHKNPLIYLREYPMDLLGRDGNKFLIHDTVLANYFNGRSCNSFANVSLPKSPLVSFSYSPNLTTFNCFNSSQRVVHYFKHYDYENISCDILEIYYKREATEEAPAVIDDVLPGSGCTMNQMPFRSAQNFSGDVFDLFSSNFTLEWSLSEECYDCYERGGQCLTNDSNQFYCRRERENNLRKILLATLIPGSALLLVCALYIWLRKKKKVGSYLLSRNLSYDPSSKADIEDGSFNFGIPIFSYSELVEATGNFDPSKELGDGGFGTVYYGKLHDGREVAIKRLYEHNYRRVEQFLNEIKILTSLRHPNLVSLYGCTSRRSRELLLVYEYIPNGTVADHLHGQRAASAPLTWPMRMTIARETATALAYLHKSDIIHRDVKTNNILLDANFSVKVADFGLSRLFPNDVTHISTAPQGTPGYVDPEYHQCYQLTDKSDVYSFGVVLIELISSMPAVDISRHKHEINLANLAVSKIQKCAFDELIDPATGYNSDAEVTRMTTTVAELAFRCLQLDKDMRPTMEEVVAILHDIESGGDGDFEGVKGNSGGKIPPSPETDEVVLLKSRIYRSSPTAVTDTWISSASTTASSVG, from the exons atggctCCTCCAATAAAAAAccacttcatcttcttcctcctccatcTCCTTCTTTTTCTGATCAAAGCTGAATCAAAATGCGAAAAATCCTACACCTGCAGAGATTTCAGCATCGAATTCCCCTTCACCGATATAAATCACTCCAAATGTGGATTAATCCAAGTCAATTGCAGCCTCCCTCACAAAAATCCACTAATTTATCTACGAGAATATCCGATGGATCTTCTGGGCAGAGACGGCAACAAATTTCTGATCCACGATACTGTTCTAGCAAACTACTTCAATGGAAGAAGCTGTAACTCCTTCGCAAACGTATCGCTGCCAAAATCTCCTCTGGTTTCGTTTTCGTACTCTCCTAATCTCACCACCTTCAACTGCTTCAATTCGAGTCAAAGAGTTGTACATTACTTCAAGCACTACGACTACGAGAATATAAGCTGCGATATCTTAGAGATTTATTACAAGAGAGAAGCGACAGAGGAAGCTCCTGCGGTAATTGATGATGTGCTTCCAGGATCGGGATGTACAATGAATCAAATGCCATTTAGGTCTGCCCAAAATTTCTCTGGTGATGTGTTCGATTTGTTTAGTTCGAATTTCACTCTAGAGTGGAGTTTATCTGAAGAATGTTATGATTGTTATGAGCGAGGAGGGCAGTGTCTCACTAACGACAGCAATCAGTTTTACTGCCGTAGAGAACGAG AAAATAACTTGAGGAAGATATTATTAGCTACAT TGATACCTGGATCTGCTCTGTTGCTTGTCTGCGCCTTATATATTTGGCTgcgaaagaaaaagaaggttGGATCCTACCTTCTTTCAAGGAACTTATCTTATGATCCCTCCTCGAAAGCGGATATCGAAGACGGAAGCTTCAACTTCGGCATTCCCATCTTCTCGTACAGCGAGCTCGTCGAGGCCACTGGCAACTTCGACCCTTCGAAAGAGCTCGGCGACGGAGGCTTCGGCACCGTCTATTACG GCAAGCTCCATGACGGCCGAGAAGTCGCGATCAAGCGACTCTACGAGCACAACTACCGACGAGTGGAGCAGTTCTTGAACGAGATCAAGATCCTCACGAGCCTCCGCCACCCGAACCTCGTCTCGCTCTACGGATGCACCTCGCGGCGCAGCCGCGAGCTCCTCCTCGTGTACGAGTACATCCCCAACGGCACTGTGGCGGACCACCTCCATGGCCAGCGCGCCGCCTCGGCGCCCCTCACGTGGCCGATGCGGATGACCATCGCGCGGGAGACGGCCACCGCGCTCGCGTACCTACACAAGTCGGACATCATCCACCGCGACGTCAAGACGAACAACATCCTCCTCGACGCGAACTTCTCCGTGAAGGTCGCCGACTTCGGCCTCTCGCGGCTCTTCCCGAATGACGTGACACACATCTCCACGGCGCCCCAGGGCACCCCGGGTTACGTGGACCCGGAGTACCACCAGTGCTACCAACTCACAGACAAGAGCGATGTTTATAGCTTTGGAGTCGTGCTGATTGAGCTGATCTCGTCCATGCCGGCCGTCGACATAAGCCGGCATAAGCACGAGATCAACCTGGCCAACCTGGCCGTGAGCAAGATCCAGAAATGCGCGTTCGACGAGCTGATCGACCCGGCGACCGGGTACAACTCTGACGCGGAGGTGACGAGGATGACGACGACGGTGGCGGAGCTGGCTTTCCGGTGCCTGCAGCTGGATAAGGACATGAGGCCGACGATGGAGGAGGTGGTGGCGATCCTCCACGACATAGAGAGCGGAGGGGACGGCGATTTCGAGGGGGTGAAGGGGAATTCTGGCGGGAAGATACCGCCGTCGCCGGAGACGGATGAGGTGGTGCTGCTGAAGAGTAGGATTTATCGATCGTCGCCGACGGCGGTGACGGACACGTGGATTAGTAGCGCCTCGACGACGGCGAGTTCGGTCGGGTGA
- the LOC125209393 gene encoding LEAF RUST 10 DISEASE-RESISTANCE LOCUS RECEPTOR-LIKE PROTEIN KINASE-like 1.1 isoform X7: MDATTLLFFFFLPFHLHLFKSADSKCPESFKCGDQTLNFPLTRADDPDCGLIAVDGCDSDDQVIHLGGGNLGYTLLEYYDSSNKILIRDPQLEAQLLNKSCFSFMNQSLLRSPSISVSFSPNLTLFPCNVEPTDMSKFDKYFENYSKIECIYPVYYKIPSSDGTPSEQIDAPEGCWLVQLPMRSSRNSDDLFSMITANFTLEWDVCDECVGCFNGGGQCLTANNNTFYCKRENNLRKILLATLIPGSALLLVCALYIWLRKKKKVGSYLLSRNLSYDPSSKADIEDGSFNFGIPIFSYSELVEATGNFDPSKELGDGGFGTVYYGKLHDGREVAIKRLYEHNYRRVEQFLNEIKILTSLRHPNLVSLYGCTSRRSRELLLVYEYIPNGTVADHLHGQRAASAPLTWPMRMTIARETATALAYLHKSDIIHRDVKTNNILLDANFSVKVADFGLSRLFPNDVTHISTAPQGTPGYVDPEYHQCYQLTDKSDVYSFGVVLIELISSMPAVDISRHKHEINLANLAVSKIQKCAFDELIDPATGYNSDAEVTRMTTTVAELAFRCLQLDKDMRPTMEEVVAILHDIESGGDGDFEGVKGNSGGKIPPSPETDEVVLLKSRIYRSSPTAVTDTWISSASTTASSVG, from the exons atGGATGCAACCACactcttgttttttttcttcctcccTTTCCATCTTCATCTCTTCAAATCTGCTGATTCAAAATGCCCAGAATCCTTCAAGTGTGGAGATCAAACTCTCAACTTCCCATTAACAAGAGCGGATGATCCCGACTGCGGATTGATCGCTGTTGATGGCTGTGATTCGGATGATCAAGTGATCCATTTAGGTGGTGGAAATCTTGGTTACACTCTTTTGGAGTACTATGattcatcaaacaaaatcttgattcGTGATCCTCAGCTTGAAGCTCAATTGCTTAACAAAAGCTGCTTTTCTTTCATGAATCAGTCCTTGCTTCGATCTCCTTCGATTTCAGTCTCATTCAGTCCTAATCTCACCTTGTTCCCCTGCAACGTCGAACCTACTGATATGtctaaatttgataaatactTCGAAAACTATAGCAAGATAGAGTGTATCTACCCCGTGTACTATAAAATCCCATCGTCCGATGGTACTCCTTCCGAGCAAATTGATGCTCCAGAAGGATGTTGGTTAGTACAGCTGCCTATGAGGTCTAGTCGAAACTCAGATGATTTGTTCAGTATGATCACTGCTAATTTTACGCTAGAATGGGATGTTTGTGATGAATGTGTTGGTTGTTTCAATGGAGGAGGGCAGTGTCTCACTGCCAACAATAACACGTTCTACTGCAAACGAG AAAATAACTTGAGGAAGATATTATTAGCTACAT TGATACCTGGATCTGCTCTGTTGCTTGTCTGCGCCTTATATATTTGGCTgcgaaagaaaaagaaggttGGATCCTACCTTCTTTCAAGGAACTTATCTTATGATCCCTCCTCGAAAGCGGATATCGAAGACGGAAGCTTCAACTTCGGCATTCCCATCTTCTCGTACAGCGAGCTCGTCGAGGCCACTGGCAACTTCGACCCTTCGAAAGAGCTCGGCGACGGAGGCTTCGGCACCGTCTATTACG GCAAGCTCCATGACGGCCGAGAAGTCGCGATCAAGCGACTCTACGAGCACAACTACCGACGAGTGGAGCAGTTCTTGAACGAGATCAAGATCCTCACGAGCCTCCGCCACCCGAACCTCGTCTCGCTCTACGGATGCACCTCGCGGCGCAGCCGCGAGCTCCTCCTCGTGTACGAGTACATCCCCAACGGCACTGTGGCGGACCACCTCCATGGCCAGCGCGCCGCCTCGGCGCCCCTCACGTGGCCGATGCGGATGACCATCGCGCGGGAGACGGCCACCGCGCTCGCGTACCTACACAAGTCGGACATCATCCACCGCGACGTCAAGACGAACAACATCCTCCTCGACGCGAACTTCTCCGTGAAGGTCGCCGACTTCGGCCTCTCGCGGCTCTTCCCGAATGACGTGACACACATCTCCACGGCGCCCCAGGGCACCCCGGGTTACGTGGACCCGGAGTACCACCAGTGCTACCAACTCACAGACAAGAGCGATGTTTATAGCTTTGGAGTCGTGCTGATTGAGCTGATCTCGTCCATGCCGGCCGTCGACATAAGCCGGCATAAGCACGAGATCAACCTGGCCAACCTGGCCGTGAGCAAGATCCAGAAATGCGCGTTCGACGAGCTGATCGACCCGGCGACCGGGTACAACTCTGACGCGGAGGTGACGAGGATGACGACGACGGTGGCGGAGCTGGCTTTCCGGTGCCTGCAGCTGGATAAGGACATGAGGCCGACGATGGAGGAGGTGGTGGCGATCCTCCACGACATAGAGAGCGGAGGGGACGGCGATTTCGAGGGGGTGAAGGGGAATTCTGGCGGGAAGATACCGCCGTCGCCGGAGACGGATGAGGTGGTGCTGCTGAAGAGTAGGATTTATCGATCGTCGCCGACGGCGGTGACGGACACGTGGATTAGTAGCGCCTCGACGACGGCGAGTTCGGTCGGGTGA
- the LOC125209393 gene encoding LEAF RUST 10 DISEASE-RESISTANCE LOCUS RECEPTOR-LIKE PROTEIN KINASE-like 1.1 isoform X6 — translation MPSLLSFLFFYNLLHLPNLAASNCPKSFQCGDHFPLKIPFTDVKNPDCGLITVDGCNGSRNPVIMSEGLSGYEILGSISANQIKVFDPHLHHLYQSQLKCIPFTNLSLPKSPSISISIPLNLTFFTCSNHRNSQDYFENYLSFHDQRGGPLTAYYLDPTTDDDSAANERSIPANCGVIQLPIDSSKGDAHQLFDILTAEFFIEWNVYEACSNCFHQGGQCLHNSMNQFICEKENNLRKILLATLIPGSALLLVCALYIWLRKKKKVGSYLLSRNLSYDPSSKADIEDGSFNFGIPIFSYSELVEATGNFDPSKELGDGGFGTVYYGKLHDGREVAIKRLYEHNYRRVEQFLNEIKILTSLRHPNLVSLYGCTSRRSRELLLVYEYIPNGTVADHLHGQRAASAPLTWPMRMTIARETATALAYLHKSDIIHRDVKTNNILLDANFSVKVADFGLSRLFPNDVTHISTAPQGTPGYVDPEYHQCYQLTDKSDVYSFGVVLIELISSMPAVDISRHKHEINLANLAVSKIQKCAFDELIDPATGYNSDAEVTRMTTTVAELAFRCLQLDKDMRPTMEEVVAILHDIESGGDGDFEGVKGNSGGKIPPSPETDEVVLLKSRIYRSSPTAVTDTWISSASTTASSVG, via the exons ATGCCCTCTTTACTCTCATTCCTCTTCTTTTATAATCTTCTTCATCTACCAAATTTAGCAGCTTCCAATTGCCCAAAATCCTTTCAGTGTGGAGATCATTTCCCCCTTAAAATTCCATTTACCGACGTCAAAAATCCCGATTGCGGCTTGATCACGGTTGACGGCTGCAATGGTTCAAGAAACCCAGTAATCATGTCTGAAGGTCTCTCGGGGTATGAAATTCTAGGCAGTATTTCagcaaatcaaatcaaagttTTCGACCCTCATCTTCATCACTTATATCAATCTCAGCTCAAGTGCATCCCTTTCAcaaatctctctctcccaaAATCCCCTTCTATTTCGATTTCAATCCCCTTAAATCTCACCTTCTTCACTTGCTCCAACCATCGAAATTCTCAAGATTATTTCGAGAATTACCTCAGCTTCCACGACCAACGCGGCGGGCCTCTCACCGCGTATTATTTGGACCCGACAACAGATGATGATTCTGCAGCAAACGAGAGAAGTATTCCTGCGAATTGTGGGGTGATTCAATTGCCTATAGATTCTAGTAAAGGAGATGCCCACCAATTGTTTGATATATTGACTGCTGAGTTTTTTATAGAGTGGAATGTTTACGAAGCTTGTTCTAACTGTTTCCATCAAGGAGGGCAGTGCCTTCATAACAGCATGAATCAATTCATCTGTGAAAAAG AAAATAACTTGAGGAAGATATTATTAGCTACAT TGATACCTGGATCTGCTCTGTTGCTTGTCTGCGCCTTATATATTTGGCTgcgaaagaaaaagaaggttGGATCCTACCTTCTTTCAAGGAACTTATCTTATGATCCCTCCTCGAAAGCGGATATCGAAGACGGAAGCTTCAACTTCGGCATTCCCATCTTCTCGTACAGCGAGCTCGTCGAGGCCACTGGCAACTTCGACCCTTCGAAAGAGCTCGGCGACGGAGGCTTCGGCACCGTCTATTACG GCAAGCTCCATGACGGCCGAGAAGTCGCGATCAAGCGACTCTACGAGCACAACTACCGACGAGTGGAGCAGTTCTTGAACGAGATCAAGATCCTCACGAGCCTCCGCCACCCGAACCTCGTCTCGCTCTACGGATGCACCTCGCGGCGCAGCCGCGAGCTCCTCCTCGTGTACGAGTACATCCCCAACGGCACTGTGGCGGACCACCTCCATGGCCAGCGCGCCGCCTCGGCGCCCCTCACGTGGCCGATGCGGATGACCATCGCGCGGGAGACGGCCACCGCGCTCGCGTACCTACACAAGTCGGACATCATCCACCGCGACGTCAAGACGAACAACATCCTCCTCGACGCGAACTTCTCCGTGAAGGTCGCCGACTTCGGCCTCTCGCGGCTCTTCCCGAATGACGTGACACACATCTCCACGGCGCCCCAGGGCACCCCGGGTTACGTGGACCCGGAGTACCACCAGTGCTACCAACTCACAGACAAGAGCGATGTTTATAGCTTTGGAGTCGTGCTGATTGAGCTGATCTCGTCCATGCCGGCCGTCGACATAAGCCGGCATAAGCACGAGATCAACCTGGCCAACCTGGCCGTGAGCAAGATCCAGAAATGCGCGTTCGACGAGCTGATCGACCCGGCGACCGGGTACAACTCTGACGCGGAGGTGACGAGGATGACGACGACGGTGGCGGAGCTGGCTTTCCGGTGCCTGCAGCTGGATAAGGACATGAGGCCGACGATGGAGGAGGTGGTGGCGATCCTCCACGACATAGAGAGCGGAGGGGACGGCGATTTCGAGGGGGTGAAGGGGAATTCTGGCGGGAAGATACCGCCGTCGCCGGAGACGGATGAGGTGGTGCTGCTGAAGAGTAGGATTTATCGATCGTCGCCGACGGCGGTGACGGACACGTGGATTAGTAGCGCCTCGACGACGGCGAGTTCGGTCGGGTGA
- the LOC125209393 gene encoding LEAF RUST 10 DISEASE-RESISTANCE LOCUS RECEPTOR-LIKE PROTEIN KINASE-like 1.1 isoform X8 — protein MVVVSKHVLFLLLCLLLLPQSHSKCKESYSCRNFTLRFPFTDIRDPGCGLFAVGGCNSTSQEEHPRLHIGASTSAKYILNQPSNNTFTILDFLLQTLLESPRCFSYMNVSLPQSPSVSFTFSPNITFFACFNKSSNDEIQEYFESYRREECDASTLYYKIPATESHNGVIPRECSLTQLPVKSDVNSTQLSEMLTYSFSLEWSVSEDCDRCYRGGGQCLADNRNQFYCEKTENNLRKILLATLIPGSALLLVCALYIWLRKKKKVGSYLLSRNLSYDPSSKADIEDGSFNFGIPIFSYSELVEATGNFDPSKELGDGGFGTVYYGKLHDGREVAIKRLYEHNYRRVEQFLNEIKILTSLRHPNLVSLYGCTSRRSRELLLVYEYIPNGTVADHLHGQRAASAPLTWPMRMTIARETATALAYLHKSDIIHRDVKTNNILLDANFSVKVADFGLSRLFPNDVTHISTAPQGTPGYVDPEYHQCYQLTDKSDVYSFGVVLIELISSMPAVDISRHKHEINLANLAVSKIQKCAFDELIDPATGYNSDAEVTRMTTTVAELAFRCLQLDKDMRPTMEEVVAILHDIESGGDGDFEGVKGNSGGKIPPSPETDEVVLLKSRIYRSSPTAVTDTWISSASTTASSVG, from the exons atggtTGTTGTTAGCAAACATGTGTTGTTCTTGTTATTGTGCCTTCTCCTTCTACCTCAATCTCACTCCAAATGCAAAGAATCCTACTCTTGTAGAAATTTCACTCTCCGGTTTCCATTCACCGATATCCGTGATCCCGGGTGCGGATTGTTCGCAGTTGGCGGCTGCAATTCAACCTCTCAAGAAGAACATCCACGGTTACATATAGGAGCTTCAACCTCAGCAAAATACATCCTAAACCAGCCATCAAATAACACATTCACAATCCTTGATTTCTTGCTTCAGACATTATTGGAATCACCAAGATGCTTCTCTTACATGAATGTGTCTCTGCCTCAATCTCCCTCGGTTTCATTCACATTCTCCCCTAACATCACGTTTTTCGCGTGCTTTAATAAGAGTAGCAACGACGAAATACAAGAGTATTTCGAAAGCTATAGGAGGGAAGAGTGTGATGCCTCCACTCTGTACTACAAAATTCCGGCAACTGAGAGTCATAACGGGGTGATTCCTCGTGAATGTTCCTTGACTCAGTTGCCTGTGAAGTCTGATGTGAACTCGACACAACTGTCGGAGATGTTGACTTATAGTTTCAGTTTGGAGTGGAGTGTGTCGGAAGATTGTGATCGATGCTACCGGGGAGGGGGCCAGTGTCTTGCAGACAACCGGAACCAGTTCTACTGCGAAAAAACAG AAAATAACTTGAGGAAGATATTATTAGCTACAT TGATACCTGGATCTGCTCTGTTGCTTGTCTGCGCCTTATATATTTGGCTgcgaaagaaaaagaaggttGGATCCTACCTTCTTTCAAGGAACTTATCTTATGATCCCTCCTCGAAAGCGGATATCGAAGACGGAAGCTTCAACTTCGGCATTCCCATCTTCTCGTACAGCGAGCTCGTCGAGGCCACTGGCAACTTCGACCCTTCGAAAGAGCTCGGCGACGGAGGCTTCGGCACCGTCTATTACG GCAAGCTCCATGACGGCCGAGAAGTCGCGATCAAGCGACTCTACGAGCACAACTACCGACGAGTGGAGCAGTTCTTGAACGAGATCAAGATCCTCACGAGCCTCCGCCACCCGAACCTCGTCTCGCTCTACGGATGCACCTCGCGGCGCAGCCGCGAGCTCCTCCTCGTGTACGAGTACATCCCCAACGGCACTGTGGCGGACCACCTCCATGGCCAGCGCGCCGCCTCGGCGCCCCTCACGTGGCCGATGCGGATGACCATCGCGCGGGAGACGGCCACCGCGCTCGCGTACCTACACAAGTCGGACATCATCCACCGCGACGTCAAGACGAACAACATCCTCCTCGACGCGAACTTCTCCGTGAAGGTCGCCGACTTCGGCCTCTCGCGGCTCTTCCCGAATGACGTGACACACATCTCCACGGCGCCCCAGGGCACCCCGGGTTACGTGGACCCGGAGTACCACCAGTGCTACCAACTCACAGACAAGAGCGATGTTTATAGCTTTGGAGTCGTGCTGATTGAGCTGATCTCGTCCATGCCGGCCGTCGACATAAGCCGGCATAAGCACGAGATCAACCTGGCCAACCTGGCCGTGAGCAAGATCCAGAAATGCGCGTTCGACGAGCTGATCGACCCGGCGACCGGGTACAACTCTGACGCGGAGGTGACGAGGATGACGACGACGGTGGCGGAGCTGGCTTTCCGGTGCCTGCAGCTGGATAAGGACATGAGGCCGACGATGGAGGAGGTGGTGGCGATCCTCCACGACATAGAGAGCGGAGGGGACGGCGATTTCGAGGGGGTGAAGGGGAATTCTGGCGGGAAGATACCGCCGTCGCCGGAGACGGATGAGGTGGTGCTGCTGAAGAGTAGGATTTATCGATCGTCGCCGACGGCGGTGACGGACACGTGGATTAGTAGCGCCTCGACGACGGCGAGTTCGGTCGGGTGA
- the LOC125209393 gene encoding LEAF RUST 10 DISEASE-RESISTANCE LOCUS RECEPTOR-LIKE PROTEIN KINASE-like 1.1 isoform X3, whose translation MVVVSKHVLFLLLCLLLLPQSHSKCKESYSCRNFTLRFPFTDIRDPGCGLFAVGGCNSTSQEEHPRLHIGASTSAKYILNQPSNNTFTILDFLLQTLLESPRCFSYMNVSLPQSPSVSFTFSPNITFFACFNKSSNDEIQEYFESYRREECDASTLYYKIPATESHNGVIPRECSLTQLPVKSDVNSTQLSEMLTYSFSLEWSVSEDCDRCYRGGGQCLADNRNQFYCEKTGYCRSRCETATIYYKPPPAHQDHAPPTADCVPSRLPYKSGNSSADLLHLLTGEYTLEWNVSQDCNECHHGGGQCYSDNRDKFYCHKENNLRKILLATLIPGSALLLVCALYIWLRKKKKVGSYLLSRNLSYDPSSKADIEDGSFNFGIPIFSYSELVEATGNFDPSKELGDGGFGTVYYGKLHDGREVAIKRLYEHNYRRVEQFLNEIKILTSLRHPNLVSLYGCTSRRSRELLLVYEYIPNGTVADHLHGQRAASAPLTWPMRMTIARETATALAYLHKSDIIHRDVKTNNILLDANFSVKVADFGLSRLFPNDVTHISTAPQGTPGYVDPEYHQCYQLTDKSDVYSFGVVLIELISSMPAVDISRHKHEINLANLAVSKIQKCAFDELIDPATGYNSDAEVTRMTTTVAELAFRCLQLDKDMRPTMEEVVAILHDIESGGDGDFEGVKGNSGGKIPPSPETDEVVLLKSRIYRSSPTAVTDTWISSASTTASSVG comes from the exons atggtTGTTGTTAGCAAACATGTGTTGTTCTTGTTATTGTGCCTTCTCCTTCTACCTCAATCTCACTCCAAATGCAAAGAATCCTACTCTTGTAGAAATTTCACTCTCCGGTTTCCATTCACCGATATCCGTGATCCCGGGTGCGGATTGTTCGCAGTTGGCGGCTGCAATTCAACCTCTCAAGAAGAACATCCACGGTTACATATAGGAGCTTCAACCTCAGCAAAATACATCCTAAACCAGCCATCAAATAACACATTCACAATCCTTGATTTCTTGCTTCAGACATTATTGGAATCACCAAGATGCTTCTCTTACATGAATGTGTCTCTGCCTCAATCTCCCTCGGTTTCATTCACATTCTCCCCTAACATCACGTTTTTCGCGTGCTTTAATAAGAGTAGCAACGACGAAATACAAGAGTATTTCGAAAGCTATAGGAGGGAAGAGTGTGATGCCTCCACTCTGTACTACAAAATTCCGGCAACTGAGAGTCATAACGGGGTGATTCCTCGTGAATGTTCCTTGACTCAGTTGCCTGTGAAGTCTGATGTGAACTCGACACAACTGTCGGAGATGTTGACTTATAGTTTCAGTTTGGAGTGGAGTGTGTCGGAAGATTGTGATCGATGCTACCGGGGAGGGGGCCAGTGTCTTGCAGACAACCGGAACCAGTTCTACTGCGAAAAAACAG GCTATTGCAGGTCACGCTGTGAAACCGCTACTATCTACTACAAACCTCCCCCAGCTCATCAGGATCATGCTCCGCCTACTGCAGATTGTGTACCCAGTCGACTACCTTACAAGTCCGGCAACAGCTCAGCTGATCTATTACATCTCCTGACTGGTGAGTACACTCTAGAGTGGAATGTTTCTCAAGATTGTAACGAATGCCACCATGGAGGAGGACAGTGTTATAGTGACAACCGGGATAAGTTCTACTGCCATAAAG AAAATAACTTGAGGAAGATATTATTAGCTACAT TGATACCTGGATCTGCTCTGTTGCTTGTCTGCGCCTTATATATTTGGCTgcgaaagaaaaagaaggttGGATCCTACCTTCTTTCAAGGAACTTATCTTATGATCCCTCCTCGAAAGCGGATATCGAAGACGGAAGCTTCAACTTCGGCATTCCCATCTTCTCGTACAGCGAGCTCGTCGAGGCCACTGGCAACTTCGACCCTTCGAAAGAGCTCGGCGACGGAGGCTTCGGCACCGTCTATTACG GCAAGCTCCATGACGGCCGAGAAGTCGCGATCAAGCGACTCTACGAGCACAACTACCGACGAGTGGAGCAGTTCTTGAACGAGATCAAGATCCTCACGAGCCTCCGCCACCCGAACCTCGTCTCGCTCTACGGATGCACCTCGCGGCGCAGCCGCGAGCTCCTCCTCGTGTACGAGTACATCCCCAACGGCACTGTGGCGGACCACCTCCATGGCCAGCGCGCCGCCTCGGCGCCCCTCACGTGGCCGATGCGGATGACCATCGCGCGGGAGACGGCCACCGCGCTCGCGTACCTACACAAGTCGGACATCATCCACCGCGACGTCAAGACGAACAACATCCTCCTCGACGCGAACTTCTCCGTGAAGGTCGCCGACTTCGGCCTCTCGCGGCTCTTCCCGAATGACGTGACACACATCTCCACGGCGCCCCAGGGCACCCCGGGTTACGTGGACCCGGAGTACCACCAGTGCTACCAACTCACAGACAAGAGCGATGTTTATAGCTTTGGAGTCGTGCTGATTGAGCTGATCTCGTCCATGCCGGCCGTCGACATAAGCCGGCATAAGCACGAGATCAACCTGGCCAACCTGGCCGTGAGCAAGATCCAGAAATGCGCGTTCGACGAGCTGATCGACCCGGCGACCGGGTACAACTCTGACGCGGAGGTGACGAGGATGACGACGACGGTGGCGGAGCTGGCTTTCCGGTGCCTGCAGCTGGATAAGGACATGAGGCCGACGATGGAGGAGGTGGTGGCGATCCTCCACGACATAGAGAGCGGAGGGGACGGCGATTTCGAGGGGGTGAAGGGGAATTCTGGCGGGAAGATACCGCCGTCGCCGGAGACGGATGAGGTGGTGCTGCTGAAGAGTAGGATTTATCGATCGTCGCCGACGGCGGTGACGGACACGTGGATTAGTAGCGCCTCGACGACGGCGAGTTCGGTCGGGTGA